In Piliocolobus tephrosceles isolate RC106 chromosome 10, ASM277652v3, whole genome shotgun sequence, a single window of DNA contains:
- the CNPY2 gene encoding protein canopy homolog 2 — protein sequence MKGWGWLALLLGALLGTAWARRSQDLHCGACRALVDELEWEIAQVDPKKTIQMGSFRINPDGSQSVVEVPYARSEAHLTELLEEICDRMKEYGEQIDPSTHRKNYVRVVGRNGESSEQDLQGIRIDSDISGTLKFACESIVEEYEDELIEFFSREADNVKDRLCSKRTDLCDHALHISHDEL from the exons ATGAAAGGCTGGGGTTGGCTGGCCCTGCTTCTGGGGGCCCTGCTGGGAACCGCCTGGGCTCGGAGGAGCCAGGATCTCCACTGTGGAG CGTGCAGGGCTCTGGTGGATGAACTAGAATGGGAAATTGCCCAGGTGGACCCCAAGAAGACCATTCAGATGGGATCTTTTCGGATCAATCCAGATGGCAGCCAGTCAGTGGTGGAG GTGCCTTATGCCCGCTCAGAGGCCCACCTCACAGAGCTGCTGGAGGAGATATGTGACCGGATGAAGGAGTATGGGGAACAGATTGATCCTTCCACCCATCGCAAGAACTATGTACGTGTAGTGGGCCGGAATGGAGAATCCAGTGAACAGGACCTACAAGGCATCCGAATTGACTCAGATATCAGTGGCACCCTCAAGTTTGCG TGTGAGAGCATTGTGGAGGAATACGAGGATGAACTCATTGAATTCTTTTCCCGAGAGGCTGACAATGTTAAAGACAGACTTTGCAGTAAGCGAACAG ATCTTTGTGACCATGCCCTGCACATATCGCATGATGAGCTATGA